One segment of Gemmatimonadales bacterium DNA contains the following:
- a CDS encoding response regulator, with protein MEVAGYAAKESVVKVLVVEESAVLTDRLVERLVETSGVRVIGTARTVLDAIRRIAVLFPDLVIADLDMEEGGGFALLNAIRILRQVEGSGPIVVLWTGCLDPRRLAHARELGVEATFEKARELDRLVEYCRSVGVAP; from the coding sequence ATGGAAGTGGCGGGGTATGCAGCGAAAGAGTCTGTGGTGAAAGTATTGGTGGTCGAAGAGTCGGCCGTGCTCACAGACCGTCTGGTTGAACGCCTGGTGGAGACCTCGGGCGTCAGGGTGATTGGCACGGCCAGGACCGTGTTGGATGCGATTCGCCGGATCGCCGTGCTCTTTCCGGATCTGGTCATTGCCGATCTCGACATGGAGGAGGGCGGCGGGTTCGCTCTGCTGAACGCGATCCGGATCCTTCGGCAGGTCGAGGGCTCCGGTCCGATCGTGGTCCTCTGGACCGGCTGCCTCGACCCGAGGCGCCTCGCGCATGCCCGGGAGCTCGGAGTCGAGGCGACCTTCGAGAAGGCCCGTGAGCTCGATCGGCTGGTCGAGTATTGCCGGAGTGTCGGGGTTGCACCATGA
- a CDS encoding DUF4118 domain-containing protein gives MFRTSDAESPTDSGVPPIQRPGLAIALAIALAIASTGAALGLALGLRPILAPVVAPMFLLAVAMTALYGGLRPALLAVLLSALALNFWFFPPIEAFGFDTPAHVIQQLVFLVSAMLIAATVAQARVARLAAEARVGEAVRLSREAEARLPAEVARQEALASLEEVLGEGTTDGVVTLDREWRFTFANRTAEELVGRQPHELIGQTIWEVMPTLAGTRYEHEVRAALERQVPGEADLFVPGVGRLDSRLFPNRRGLVLVWSRAGRHLRALDASGAGSWEWDVETGTVALSRAMSELHGTPADRPIDLSELLDRIHPADRERVRSTLTRSASEGSECALEYRVLRRSQLSRLVVARGRPVGDPGGGSLRMIGLAMALPDVDQLFQPGGGEPEPMADARMVLVVQSEARARLLASQALEREGHRWITAADGGEALVLLERYAIPIDLLVTDVQLPDLSGEELVDRVRERFPALPVIFVPDGSAGDDLEAQDELVRRVRSHLADSPGVR, from the coding sequence GTGTTCCGAACGTCAGATGCCGAAAGCCCCACGGATTCGGGCGTCCCGCCCATCCAGCGGCCAGGCCTGGCGATTGCCCTCGCGATTGCCCTCGCGATCGCCAGCACGGGCGCGGCGCTTGGGCTGGCACTCGGGCTCCGGCCGATCCTCGCTCCGGTCGTGGCGCCGATGTTCCTGCTCGCGGTGGCCATGACCGCGCTCTATGGTGGTCTCCGGCCGGCACTGCTGGCGGTCCTGCTCTCCGCGCTCGCGCTCAACTTCTGGTTCTTCCCCCCGATCGAGGCGTTCGGGTTCGACACCCCAGCCCACGTCATTCAGCAGCTGGTCTTTCTCGTCTCGGCGATGCTGATCGCGGCCACCGTGGCCCAGGCGCGGGTCGCCCGTCTGGCCGCCGAAGCTCGGGTCGGCGAGGCCGTTCGCCTGAGCCGGGAGGCAGAGGCACGACTCCCGGCCGAGGTGGCTCGGCAGGAGGCGCTCGCGAGTCTCGAGGAGGTGCTCGGGGAGGGCACGACTGACGGCGTGGTGACCCTCGATCGGGAGTGGAGATTCACCTTCGCCAATCGGACGGCGGAAGAGCTCGTGGGGCGACAGCCTCACGAGCTGATCGGGCAGACCATCTGGGAGGTAATGCCTACGCTCGCCGGCACTCGGTACGAGCACGAGGTTCGCGCTGCCCTGGAACGACAGGTCCCTGGTGAGGCGGACCTCTTCGTGCCGGGGGTCGGCCGGCTCGACAGCCGCCTGTTTCCCAATCGGCGAGGCCTGGTGCTCGTCTGGAGCAGGGCCGGCAGGCACCTCCGGGCGCTGGATGCCTCGGGAGCCGGCTCCTGGGAGTGGGACGTGGAGACAGGGACCGTCGCTCTTTCGCGCGCCATGAGCGAGCTGCACGGCACCCCTGCGGATCGGCCCATCGATCTATCCGAGCTGCTCGACCGAATTCATCCAGCGGATCGCGAGCGCGTGCGGTCGACCCTGACTCGCTCGGCGTCCGAGGGCTCGGAATGCGCGCTCGAGTACCGGGTGCTGCGAAGGTCGCAGCTCAGCCGGCTGGTTGTCGCTCGTGGACGCCCGGTCGGCGATCCCGGCGGCGGGTCCCTCAGGATGATCGGCCTGGCGATGGCGCTGCCCGACGTCGATCAGCTGTTCCAGCCCGGCGGAGGCGAGCCCGAGCCCATGGCCGATGCGCGGATGGTGCTCGTAGTTCAAAGCGAGGCCAGGGCCAGGCTACTCGCCAGCCAGGCACTCGAACGTGAGGGCCACCGCTGGATCACGGCGGCCGATGGTGGCGAGGCCCTGGTGCTGCTGGAACGCTACGCCATCCCCATCGATCTGCTGGTGACCGACGTCCAGCTTCCGGATCTCAGCGGTGAGGAGCTGGTCGATCGCGTTCGGGAGCGGTTCCCGGCGCTGCCCGTGATCTTCGTCCCGGACGGATCCGCCGGGGACGATTTGGAGGCCCAGGATGAGCTGGTGCGACGAGTGAGGAGTCACCTTGCGGATTCTCCAGGGGTGCGATAG
- a CDS encoding serine/threonine-protein kinase has translation MDPERLRRALAERSIALDRELGRGGMAVVYLARDLRHDRHVAVKVLLPDVPAGTERFLREIKLISPLVHPHIVPLFDSGAIDGRPYFVMPYIEGESLRQRLRREGRLGIGEAVQIAGEVAEALAFAHGRGILHRDIKPENILLADASPEGGAAEVVHALVADFGVARALNEAVTQEPGERLTGQGLVIGTSEYMSPEQASGDGSLDGRSDIFSLGCVLYEMLTGVPPLTGGSPREVLARRFRESPRPVRELRPDVSPELEAVVDKALASDPALRYADATEFLSALRSPAGLQAVSGGSPRARLRWAAALTGGLAAAALAIGGLGRHRAGGADLDPRRIVVARMSNETGESTFSYLGGLATDRLTASLAGTPGIKVVTAATIIPSRLTTGLQVDSFDAPERLRTLAQETSAGTLISGSYFRNGDRISFQAEITDANHGTLLAAVGPVSAPASRAEEALDSLGRSVAAAVHRRGLGRRDTSRS, from the coding sequence ATGGACCCTGAGCGTCTTAGGCGGGCGCTCGCCGAGCGCTCGATCGCCCTGGACCGCGAGCTCGGGCGCGGGGGCATGGCGGTGGTCTACCTGGCCCGGGACCTCCGGCACGACCGGCACGTCGCGGTCAAGGTGCTCCTGCCGGACGTCCCCGCGGGCACGGAGCGCTTTCTCCGCGAGATCAAGCTGATCTCACCGCTGGTCCATCCCCACATCGTGCCGCTCTTCGACTCCGGCGCCATCGACGGCCGCCCCTACTTCGTGATGCCATATATCGAAGGCGAATCGTTGCGGCAGCGGTTGCGCCGGGAGGGACGACTCGGCATCGGGGAAGCGGTCCAGATCGCCGGCGAGGTCGCCGAAGCCCTGGCGTTCGCCCACGGGAGAGGGATACTCCATCGGGATATCAAGCCGGAGAATATCCTGCTCGCCGATGCATCCCCTGAGGGAGGAGCGGCGGAGGTGGTCCACGCCCTGGTAGCCGACTTCGGGGTCGCGCGGGCCTTGAATGAGGCGGTCACCCAGGAGCCCGGTGAGCGCCTCACGGGGCAGGGGCTGGTGATCGGCACCTCCGAGTACATGAGCCCGGAACAGGCCAGCGGCGATGGATCGCTCGACGGCCGGAGCGACATCTTCAGCCTGGGCTGCGTGCTGTACGAGATGCTGACCGGAGTTCCGCCCCTCACGGGCGGGAGTCCGAGGGAGGTGCTGGCGCGCCGTTTCCGGGAGTCCCCCCGGCCAGTGCGTGAGCTCCGGCCGGATGTCTCCCCCGAGCTGGAGGCGGTGGTGGACAAGGCGCTCGCCTCCGATCCGGCGCTCCGGTACGCCGACGCCACGGAGTTCCTCTCGGCGCTCCGCTCACCAGCGGGGCTCCAGGCCGTGAGCGGCGGATCACCCAGAGCCCGGCTCCGCTGGGCCGCCGCGCTGACCGGCGGGCTGGCGGCGGCGGCGCTCGCGATCGGCGGGCTCGGGCGCCATCGGGCCGGGGGCGCCGACCTCGATCCGCGACGCATCGTCGTGGCCCGGATGAGCAACGAGACCGGTGAGAGCACGTTCAGCTACCTCGGCGGCCTGGCCACCGACCGGCTCACCGCCTCGCTCGCCGGGACCCCGGGGATCAAGGTGGTCACCGCGGCCACTATCATTCCCTCGCGACTCACGACCGGCCTCCAGGTGGATTCGTTCGACGCGCCCGAGCGGCTCCGCACGCTGGCACAGGAAACCTCGGCGGGGACCCTCATCTCCGGGTCCTACTTCCGAAATGGCGATCGAATCTCGTTCCAGGCGGAGATCACCGACGCCAATCACGGCACCCTGCTCGCCGCGGTCGGCCCGGTGAGCGCCCCGGCCAGCCGGGCCGAAGAGGCGCTGGACTCGCTGGGTCGGAGCGTCGCCGCGGCGGTTCACCGGAGGGGCCTCGGCAGGCGCGACACCTCCCGGTCGTGA